A section of the Enterococcus montenegrensis genome encodes:
- a CDS encoding gamma-glutamyl-gamma-aminobutyrate hydrolase family protein, with protein MKPVIGIAANEQTMIDTDSHWISYTPKNFVTGVQNAGGLPLLLPIGTIEDAKSYIQKIDKLLLAGGQDVSPESYGALPHQKLGATNHRRDLFEMALVKEAVKAGKPVIGVCRGMQLLNVAFGGTLLQDLSLAKEPLLKHVQVPTPFELPTHPVEINMNSRLAEFLPQNYQVNSFHHQVIDELAAEFVVTATAPDGVIEGIESVKSPVMGVQWHPELAYFTIEKERAFFEYFVNKFA; from the coding sequence GCAAATGAACAGACCATGATAGACACTGATAGTCACTGGATTAGCTACACGCCAAAAAACTTTGTCACTGGTGTTCAAAATGCTGGCGGCTTACCTTTATTGTTGCCCATCGGCACAATTGAAGATGCAAAAAGCTACATACAAAAAATCGATAAATTACTTTTAGCCGGTGGCCAAGACGTATCCCCAGAAAGTTACGGTGCATTACCTCACCAAAAATTAGGTGCGACCAATCACAGACGCGATCTCTTTGAAATGGCGCTGGTAAAAGAAGCAGTCAAGGCCGGCAAACCTGTTATCGGCGTATGTCGTGGGATGCAGTTATTAAATGTCGCCTTTGGTGGGACCTTACTACAAGATTTAAGCTTAGCCAAAGAACCCCTCTTAAAACACGTACAGGTACCAACACCATTTGAACTTCCCACCCATCCTGTTGAAATTAATATGAACAGTCGTTTAGCTGAATTTTTACCGCAAAATTATCAAGTTAATTCCTTTCATCATCAGGTAATCGACGAATTAGCAGCAGAATTTGTCGTAACTGCAACGGCACCTGATGGAGTCATTGAAGGAATTGAAAGTGTCAAATCCCCGGTCATGGGTGTCCAGTGGCATCCAGAGTTGGCTTATTTCACCATCGAAAAAGAACGCGCATTTTTTGAGTATTTTGTTAATAAATTCGCCTAA